A window of the Vanessa cardui chromosome 12, ilVanCard2.1, whole genome shotgun sequence genome harbors these coding sequences:
- the LOC124534294 gene encoding ubiquitin carboxyl-terminal hydrolase 30 homolog, whose amino-acid sequence MDGGDRILVAAGLTAAVVVGAFVLWGPGGAPRVRKRRGQIAGLQNLGRTCFLNTLLQALAACPTFIEWLKKYAKANGHNSMITTLYTVIEVVNGTHESARGTPVCPLGVLQALRAAGWVVPADQQDAHELLHVLLSCIEEETTVMSRKPGCLSDALGLGGGRAWSALASPASPPAAPLSMRDDGMSRPARPASAAPPGEPDLVDADETASPLRLSKGVSRSFCHLSAVGRRWAAAPARPAPAPPTRGTLAQRTHCAVCSTKSPVRYDKFDSITLSMANASTGLSGTYSLSGLLRAFTAPELVKGLRCSKCCPEENSAVPQHAQTKHIRTVTFGKLPACLVLQVARVEWRGGGPSKRAEHVAFPETLCMAPYAARAREAPAGRAAFGAPAPAADERAAYRLAAVVVHVGGPRSGHFATYRRGNGFESRRWWYTSDTLVHEVSLQEVLRCAAYLLFYERAPPPPPPPLTTHL is encoded by the exons ATGGATGGTGGTGACAGAATCCTTGTCGCCGCTGGTCTTACCGCGGCTGTTGTTGTGGGAGCCTTCGTGTTATGGGGTCCAGGAGGAGCTCCACGAGTACGAAAGCGTCGTGGTCAGATAGCAGGGCTTCAGAATTTAGGAAGGACATGCTTTCTCAATACGTTACTTCAAGCTCTCGCGGCTTGTCCTACTTTTATTGAATGGCTTAAAAAGTACGCGAAGGCCAATGGTCATAACAGTATGATAACTACTCTGTACACCGTCATCGAAG TTGTAAATGGGACACATGAGTCTGCTCGAGGTACACCTGTGTGTCCGCTGGGTGTTCTCCAAGCTCTGCGAGCAGCTGGTTGGGTTGTGCCAGCTGATCAGCAGGATGCACATGAATTACTACATGTATTATTATCTTGTATCGAGGAAGAAACTACAGTTATGTCGAGAAag CCTGGCTGTCTGTCAGATGCTCTGGGCCTCGGCGGCGGCCGCGCCTGGTCTGCACTGGCGTCTCCCGCCTCCCCTCCCGCAGCTCCTCTGTCGATGCGAGACGACGGAATGTCGCGCCCGGCTCGACCCGCTTCAGCCGCGCCGCCGGGAGAACCGGATTTAGTCGATGCAG ACGAGACGGCGTCGCCGCTGCGGCTGTCGAAGGGCGTGTCGCGCTCGTTCTGCCACCTGAGCGCGGTGGGGCGGCGCTgggccgccgcgcccgcgcgccccgcgcccgcgccgcccacgCGCGGCACGCTGGCGCAGCGCACGCACTGCGCCGTCTGCTCCACCAAG AGCCCGGTGCGGTACGACAAGTTCGACAGCATTACGCTGTCGATGGCGAACGCCAGCACCGGCCTCTCCGGCACTTACAGTCTTTCCG GTCTGCTTCGCGCTTTCACCGCCCCCGAGCTGGTGAAGGGCCTGCGCTGCTCCAAGTGCTGCCCCGAGGAGAACTCGGCGGTGCCGCAGCACGCGCAAACCAAACACATCCGGACCGTCACTTTCGGCAAG CTGCCGGCGTGCCTGGTGCTGCAGGTGGCGCGCGTGGAGTGGCGCGGCGGCGGGCCCAGCAAGCGCGCCGAGCACGTGGCGTTCCCCGAGACGCTGTGCATGGCGCCGtacgcggcgcgcgcgcgcgaGGCGCCGGCGGGGCGGGCCGCGTTCGGCGCGCCGGCGCCGGCCGCCGACGAGCGCGCCGCCTACCGGCTGGCGGCCGTGGTCGTGCACGTGGGCGGGCCGCGCTCGGGCCACTTCGCCACGTACCGGCGCGGCAACGGCTTCGAGAGCAGGCGCTGGTGGTACACGTCGGACACGCTGGTGCACGAGGTGTCGCTGCAGGAGGTGCTGCGCTGCGCCGCCTACCTGCTGTTCTACgagcgcgcgccgccgccgccgccgccgccgctcaCCACGCACCTCTGA
- the LOC124534295 gene encoding ras-related protein Ral-a isoform X3, whose product MSKKPAAQPTLHKVIMVGSGGVGKSALTLQFMYDEFVEDYEPTKADSYRKKVVLDGEEVQIDILDTAGQEDYAAIRDNYFRSGEGFLCVFSITEPESFDATQEFREQILRVKNDENIPFLLVGNKSDLGDKRRVPLDACRERAQLWQVPYVETSAKTRDNVDKVFFDLMREIRSRKSDDSRATNGDVKRTKRRKIKCNIL is encoded by the exons ATGTCGAAGAAGCCGGCGGCGCAGCCCACGCTGCACAAGGTGATCATGGTGGGCTCCGGTGGCGTGGGCAAGTCGGCGCTTACGCTGCAGTTCATGTACGATGAGTTCGTCGAGGACTACGAGCCGACCAAAGCTGATAGCTACAGGAAAAAG GTCGTACTAGACGGCGAGGAGGTGCAGATAGACATCCTCGATACAGCGGGGCAAGAGGACTACGCCGCCATACGGGACAATTATTTCCGTTCTGGGGAGGGCTTCCTCTGTGTGTTCTCTATCACTGAGCCGGAGAGCTTCGACGCCACGCAGGAGTTCAG GGAGCAGATCCTGCGGGTGAAGAACGACGAGAACATCCCGTTCCTGCTGGTGGGCAACAAGTCGGACCTGGGCGACAAGCGGCGCGTGCCGCTGGACGCGTGCCGCGAGCGCGCGCAGCTGTGGCAGGTGCCCTACGTCGAGACCTCGGCCAAGACGCGCGACAACGTCGACAAG GTGTTCTTTGACCTGATGCGCGAGATCCGCTCGCGCAAGTCGGACGACAGTCGCGCGACCAACGGTGACGTCAAGAGGACGAAGCGCAGGAAAATCAAATGCAACATTTTGTAG
- the LOC124534295 gene encoding ras-related protein Ral-a isoform X2 has product MFSAITYELSSKFLEEYKCTRLLGSAMSKKPAAQPTLHKVIMVGSGGVGKSALTLQFMYDEFVEDYEPTKADSYRKKVVLDGEEVQIDILDTAGQEDYAAIRDNYFRSGEGFLCVFSITEPESFDATQEFREQILRVKNDENIPFLLVGNKSDLGDKRRVPLDACRERAQLWQVPYVETSAKTRDNVDKAFLSLIRAMSAQKRGAAPSPDAPARRRCAAPCCALV; this is encoded by the exons ATGTTCTCTGCTATAACTTATGAGCTATCATCAAAATTTTTGGAAGAATATAAG TGCACGCGATTGCTGGGCTCCGCGATGTCGAAGAAGCCGGCGGCGCAGCCCACGCTGCACAAGGTGATCATGGTGGGCTCCGGTGGCGTGGGCAAGTCGGCGCTTACGCTGCAGTTCATGTACGATGAGTTCGTCGAGGACTACGAGCCGACCAAAGCTGATAGCTACAGGAAAAAG GTCGTACTAGACGGCGAGGAGGTGCAGATAGACATCCTCGATACAGCGGGGCAAGAGGACTACGCCGCCATACGGGACAATTATTTCCGTTCTGGGGAGGGCTTCCTCTGTGTGTTCTCTATCACTGAGCCGGAGAGCTTCGACGCCACGCAGGAGTTCAG GGAGCAGATCCTGCGGGTGAAGAACGACGAGAACATCCCGTTCCTGCTGGTGGGCAACAAGTCGGACCTGGGCGACAAGCGGCGCGTGCCGCTGGACGCGTGCCGCGAGCGCGCGCAGCTGTGGCAGGTGCCCTACGTCGAGACCTCGGCCAAGACGCGCGACAACGTCGACAAG GCGTTTCTGTCGCTGATCCGCGCTATGTCGGCGCAGAAGCGCGGCGCCGCCCCGTCGCCCGACGCGCCGGCGCGCCGCCGCTGCGCCGCGCCCTGCTGCGCGCTCGTGTAG
- the LOC124534293 gene encoding LOW QUALITY PROTEIN: GATOR complex protein WDR24 (The sequence of the model RefSeq protein was modified relative to this genomic sequence to represent the inferred CDS: inserted 1 base in 1 codon), translated as MIPSNTICVSQEGPANALALNKDCSQVVIAGRNVFKVFSIGENEFSEVCNLRVGKNLNLNFSSIDVAWSTIEENTLATAATNGAVVVWNLGRSGRSKQEHVFSDHKRTVNKVSFHLTEPALLISGSQDGMMKCFDLRMKEVARTFISNTESIRDVQFSPHVAHAFAAVSENGTVQLWDARRHERALHQFTAHSGPVFACDWHPDVPWLATASRDKTIKVWDIHARPNLEHTIYTIASVGHVKWRPQKKFQVASCALVLDCAVHVWDVRRPHVPLATFAEHRDVTTAIAWQASPHAFLSTSRDCSLYRHKFSEAAHPVLWANPQGVCVSARGELAHAVPESPLPAHTSLHQPERYVPGLGRKQPTAGSLTPAAQAALERAFPGGASSSLARHFPVSPDGAVLACAKRYRIRGDPPHVLAEHNAKVAREHRRYMVAHVWDVVRAVYSARAVRAAPAPPPPRAPPPRADPPPPPYSAVEEEPLEEVEEWENRFHKNSGVLGLPTHSIYIPPAKFAKRDGSDDKGGWVSAASAHYVDVEAADWTLPDEAFPLRAPPAAHAPLPAHAHAHLPPHDHDDAATLNLSNQAGASSPGGSSGSGSGSGSGSGSSSAPPPASPTLQRSDSQNYSSSAEGEGGEEAGEGSLCVRDVTTRGALPAAPLLAAALKLHADLGDVQTAAVVCLALHDHRNDLFPYIEESLQEQWLLGYIELLQRNKLWNVATEVIRCAWLSSVWSISQQSTTVTACCGRCGRRTRARAPCXRVRAGPPRPVRGVPPGRARPVRVVPGLRARRPPAPHARLDAAAPPVPRGLRTRLPVRLRSPRRCHIHI; from the exons atgatacCGTCAAATACAATTTGTGTTTCACAAGAAGGACCAGCGAACGCTCTAGCTTTAAACAAAGACTGTAGTCAAGTTGTAATAGCCGGAAGAAATG TATTCAAAGTATTCTCCATCGGAGAAAATGAATTTTCGGAAGTATGCAACTTGAGGGTgggaaaaaatttaaatttaaacttttcatCAATTGATGTAGCCTGGAGTACTATTGAag aaaataCTTTGGCCACAGCAGCAACTAATGGAGCCGTTGTTGTGTGGAATCTTGGACGATCAGGACGCTCAAAACAAGAACATGTGTTCTCTGACCATAAAAGAACAGTCAATAAG GTAAGCTTTCATCTGACTGAGCCAGCTCTGCTGATATCAGGATCTCAAGATGGGATGATGAAGTGTTTTGATCTTCGAATGAAGGAGGTCGCTAGGACATTCATAAG CAACACGGAGTCGATCCGCGACGTGCAGTTCAGCCCGCACGTGGCGCACGCGTTCGCGGCCGTGTCGGAGAACGGCACGGTGCAGCTGTGGGACGCGCGGCGCCACGAGCGCGCGCTGCACCAGTTCACGGCGCACTCGGGGCCCGTGTTCGCGTGCGACTGGCACCCCGACGTGCCCTGGCTGGCCACCGCCTCGCGCGACAAGACCATCAAG GTGTGGGATATTCACGCACGACCCAACTTGGAGCACACGATATACACGATAGCGTCCGTGGGACACGTCAAATGGCGGCCGCAGAAGAA GTTCCAGGTGGCGTCGTGCGCGCTCGTGCTGGACTGCGCCGTGCACGTGTGGGACGTGCGCCGCCCGCACGTGCCGCTCGCCACCTTCGCCGAGCACCGCGACGTCACCACCGCCATCGCGTGGCAGGCCTCGCCGCACGCCTTCCTCTCCACGAGCCGG GACTGCAGCCTGTACCGGCACAAGTTCAGCGAGGCGGCGCACCCCGTGCTGTGGGCCAACCCGCAGGGCGTGTGCGTGTCGGCGCGCGGGGAGCTGGCGCACGCGGTGCCCGAGAGCCCGCTGCCCGCGCACACCAGCCTGCACCAGCCCGAGCGCTACGTGCCCGGCCTCGG GCGGAAGCAGCCGACGGCGGGGTCGTTGACGCCGGCGGCGCAGGCGGCGCTCGAGCGAGCCTTCCCCGGGGGCGCGTCCTCCTCCCTCGCGCGGCACTTCCCGGTCTCCCCCGACGGCGCCGTCCTCGCCTGCGCCAAGCGGTACCGCATCCGGGGGGACCCGCCCCACGTGCTGGCCGAGCACAACGCCAAGGTCGCCCGCGAGCACCGGCGCTACATG GTGGCGCACGTGTGGGACGTGGTGCGCGCCGTGTACAGCGCCCGCGCCGtgcgcgccgcgcccgcgccgccgccgccccgcgcgccgccgccccgCGCCgacccgccgccgccgccctaCAG TGCGGTCGAGGAGGAGCCGCTGGAGGAGGTCGAGGAGTGGGAGAACCGCTTCCACAAGAACAGCGGCGTGCTGGGCCTGCCCACGCACAGCATCTACATCCCGCCCGCCAAGTTCGCCAAGAGGGACGGCTCCGACG ACAAGGGCGGCTGGGTGTCGGCCGCGTCGGCGCACTACGTGGACGTGGAGGCGGCGGACTGGACGCTGCCCGACGAGGCGTTCCCGctgcgcgcgccgcccgccgcgcacgcgccgctgcccgcgcacgcgcacgcgcacctGCCGCCCCACGACCACGACG ATGCTGCGACGCTCAATTTATCGAATCAGGCCGGAGCATCGTCGCCGGGTGGCTCGTCCGGCTCCGGCTCGGGATCCGGttccggttccgggtcgagttCCGCCCCGCCTCCTGCCTCACCGACCTTGCAGCGATCGGACAGCCAAAATTACAGCAGTTCC GCGGAGGGCGAGGGCGGTGAGGAGGCGGGCGAGGGGTCGCTGTGCGttcgtgacgtcacgacgcgCGGAGCCCTGCCCGCCGCGCCGCTGCTGGCCGCGGCGCTCAAGCTGCACGCCGACCTCGGCGACGTGCAGACGGCCGCCGTCGTGTGCCTCGCGCTGCACGACCACAG AAACGACCTGTTCCCGTACATCGAGGAGAGTCTGCAGGAGCAGTGGCTGCTCGGGTACATCGAGCTGCTGCAGCGGAACAAGCTGTGGAACGTGGCCACCGAGGTGATCCGCTGCGCATGGCTGAGCAGCGTGTGGAGCATCTCGCAGCAGTCCACCACGGTGACGGCGTGCTGCGGGCGCTGCGGGCGGCGCACTCGCGCGCGGGCCCCCT GACGCGTGCGCGCGGGCCCCCCCCGACCTGTGCGCGGTGTGCCACCAGGCCGTGCGCGGCCTGTACGCGTGGTGCCAGGGCTGCGCGCACGGCGGCCACCTGCGCCACATGCGCGCCTGGACGCAGCAGCACCACCTGTGCCCCGCGGGCTGCGGACACGCCTGCCAGTTCGGCTGAGGTCGCCGCGCCGttgtcatatacatatataa
- the LOC124534295 gene encoding ras-related protein Ral-a isoform X1 produces MFSAITYELSSKFLEEYKCTRLLGSAMSKKPAAQPTLHKVIMVGSGGVGKSALTLQFMYDEFVEDYEPTKADSYRKKVVLDGEEVQIDILDTAGQEDYAAIRDNYFRSGEGFLCVFSITEPESFDATQEFREQILRVKNDENIPFLLVGNKSDLGDKRRVPLDACRERAQLWQVPYVETSAKTRDNVDKVFFDLMREIRSRKSDDSRATNGDVKRTKRRKIKCNIL; encoded by the exons ATGTTCTCTGCTATAACTTATGAGCTATCATCAAAATTTTTGGAAGAATATAAG TGCACGCGATTGCTGGGCTCCGCGATGTCGAAGAAGCCGGCGGCGCAGCCCACGCTGCACAAGGTGATCATGGTGGGCTCCGGTGGCGTGGGCAAGTCGGCGCTTACGCTGCAGTTCATGTACGATGAGTTCGTCGAGGACTACGAGCCGACCAAAGCTGATAGCTACAGGAAAAAG GTCGTACTAGACGGCGAGGAGGTGCAGATAGACATCCTCGATACAGCGGGGCAAGAGGACTACGCCGCCATACGGGACAATTATTTCCGTTCTGGGGAGGGCTTCCTCTGTGTGTTCTCTATCACTGAGCCGGAGAGCTTCGACGCCACGCAGGAGTTCAG GGAGCAGATCCTGCGGGTGAAGAACGACGAGAACATCCCGTTCCTGCTGGTGGGCAACAAGTCGGACCTGGGCGACAAGCGGCGCGTGCCGCTGGACGCGTGCCGCGAGCGCGCGCAGCTGTGGCAGGTGCCCTACGTCGAGACCTCGGCCAAGACGCGCGACAACGTCGACAAG GTGTTCTTTGACCTGATGCGCGAGATCCGCTCGCGCAAGTCGGACGACAGTCGCGCGACCAACGGTGACGTCAAGAGGACGAAGCGCAGGAAAATCAAATGCAACATTTTGTAG